Proteins from one Nyctibius grandis isolate bNycGra1 chromosome 2, bNycGra1.pri, whole genome shotgun sequence genomic window:
- the TAF1D gene encoding TATA box-binding protein-associated factor RNA polymerase I subunit D isoform X1 translates to MTDTDESQASGSDYPDSQELICSQHKELYKVHACETNRRMECSRSRQKNAPEESSHELNSIRKSSAASAEVILDSSDSEIKYCFFFSDLSAASGSEYHPKCSVAPSKQKKRSQLSRQQAEYVAGVPDNESSDSSLSPPSPVKSSETSKKQKSKLNLKAIFAYHFRGKTFKAAAHRKYRGGSGKKKKKKYESTGMPIGRPPLTASPQEQKRRLLDRGFQFPFVEKHYGKKHIPLKMVLGYEQAAVKGYLQYIEVLKYEEHLKKALKALQASEDLERECLTTRKHKYLDDEGPISPIQEMNDDDDSLNSDNQEDLDAKVVENSSFIISSKIPSKKKSKPEAKRAKSTEVIQVEEEDDCAAGSSGLLQGSPP, encoded by the exons ATGACTGATACAGATGAATCCCAGGCTTCTGGCTCTGATTACCCTGATTCCCAAGAGCTGATATGCAGCCAGCACAAAGAACTGTATAAGGTACATGCATGTGAAACAAATAGACGAATGGAGTGTTCACGTTCAAGGCAGAAGAATGCTCCTGAGGAGTCTTCACATGAGCTTAACAGTATCCGTAAATCATCAGCTGCTTCAGCTGAGGTTATACTGGACAGCAGCGATTCAGAAAT TaaatattgtttcttctttagCGATCTCTCAGCTGCTAGTGGCAGTGAATACCATCCTAAGTGCTCCGTTGCaccttcaaagcaaaaaaagagatCTCAACTTTCAAGGCAACAAGCAGAATATGTCGCAGGAGTGCCTGACAATGAAAGTTCAGATTCTTCTCTGTCCCCTCCAAGTCCAGTGAAATCATCGGAAACTTCCAAAAAGCAGAAGTCAAAACTCAATTTGAAAGCCATTTTTGCCTATCACTTCAGGGGAAAGACGTTTAAGGCTGCTGCACACCGTAAATACAGGGGTGGCtcagggaagaagaagaagaaaaagtatgaAAGCACCGGGATGCCTATAGGGAGGCCACCACTGACAGCCTCACCTCAAGAGCAAAAGAGAAGGCTTCTAGATAGAGGTTTTCAATTCCCTTTCGTTGAAAAACATTATGGGAAGAAACATATTCCCTTAAAGATGGTTCTTGGCTATGAG caaGCAGCTGTAAAGGGATATTTGCAGTACATTGAAGTGCTTAAATATGAGGAACATCTCAAAAAGGCTCTAAAAGCTCTTCAAGCTAGTGAAGACTTAGAAAGAGAATGTCTGACAACGCGgaaacataaatatttagatGATGAAGGCCCCATTTCCCCTATCCAGGAGATGAA TGATGACGATGACAGCTTGAATTCTGATAATCAAGAAGACCTTGATGCCAAAGTAGTG gAGAACAGCTCTTTCATTATAAGCAGCAAAATTCCCAGTaagaaaaaatcaaagccaGAAGCAAAACGTGCAAAATCAACTGAAGTGATTCaagtggaggaggaagatgacTGTGCTGCTGGGAGTTCTGGGCTTCTGCAAGGTTCACCTCCATGA
- the TAF1D gene encoding TATA box-binding protein-associated factor RNA polymerase I subunit D isoform X2: MTDTDESQASGSDYPDSQELICSQHKELYKVHACETNRRMECSRSRQKNAPEESSHELNSIRKSSAASAEVILDSSDSEIDLSAASGSEYHPKCSVAPSKQKKRSQLSRQQAEYVAGVPDNESSDSSLSPPSPVKSSETSKKQKSKLNLKAIFAYHFRGKTFKAAAHRKYRGGSGKKKKKKYESTGMPIGRPPLTASPQEQKRRLLDRGFQFPFVEKHYGKKHIPLKMVLGYEQAAVKGYLQYIEVLKYEEHLKKALKALQASEDLERECLTTRKHKYLDDEGPISPIQEMNDDDDSLNSDNQEDLDAKVVENSSFIISSKIPSKKKSKPEAKRAKSTEVIQVEEEDDCAAGSSGLLQGSPP; the protein is encoded by the exons ATGACTGATACAGATGAATCCCAGGCTTCTGGCTCTGATTACCCTGATTCCCAAGAGCTGATATGCAGCCAGCACAAAGAACTGTATAAGGTACATGCATGTGAAACAAATAGACGAATGGAGTGTTCACGTTCAAGGCAGAAGAATGCTCCTGAGGAGTCTTCACATGAGCTTAACAGTATCCGTAAATCATCAGCTGCTTCAGCTGAGGTTATACTGGACAGCAGCGATTCAGAAAT CGATCTCTCAGCTGCTAGTGGCAGTGAATACCATCCTAAGTGCTCCGTTGCaccttcaaagcaaaaaaagagatCTCAACTTTCAAGGCAACAAGCAGAATATGTCGCAGGAGTGCCTGACAATGAAAGTTCAGATTCTTCTCTGTCCCCTCCAAGTCCAGTGAAATCATCGGAAACTTCCAAAAAGCAGAAGTCAAAACTCAATTTGAAAGCCATTTTTGCCTATCACTTCAGGGGAAAGACGTTTAAGGCTGCTGCACACCGTAAATACAGGGGTGGCtcagggaagaagaagaagaaaaagtatgaAAGCACCGGGATGCCTATAGGGAGGCCACCACTGACAGCCTCACCTCAAGAGCAAAAGAGAAGGCTTCTAGATAGAGGTTTTCAATTCCCTTTCGTTGAAAAACATTATGGGAAGAAACATATTCCCTTAAAGATGGTTCTTGGCTATGAG caaGCAGCTGTAAAGGGATATTTGCAGTACATTGAAGTGCTTAAATATGAGGAACATCTCAAAAAGGCTCTAAAAGCTCTTCAAGCTAGTGAAGACTTAGAAAGAGAATGTCTGACAACGCGgaaacataaatatttagatGATGAAGGCCCCATTTCCCCTATCCAGGAGATGAA TGATGACGATGACAGCTTGAATTCTGATAATCAAGAAGACCTTGATGCCAAAGTAGTG gAGAACAGCTCTTTCATTATAAGCAGCAAAATTCCCAGTaagaaaaaatcaaagccaGAAGCAAAACGTGCAAAATCAACTGAAGTGATTCaagtggaggaggaagatgacTGTGCTGCTGGGAGTTCTGGGCTTCTGCAAGGTTCACCTCCATGA